One Streptomyces sp. NBC_00102 DNA segment encodes these proteins:
- a CDS encoding transcriptional regulator, whose translation MEPNILLESLVEEAGVSRAGLAGHVNRAGQARGLRLRYEHTAVSRWLKGQRPRGEVPDLICEVLARRLGRPVTLDDIGMGGAPGAPDAPSPGTPLAGFVERATALWRADGQHNPRLTGVPAVTGTAAVIPVWEWENPPEDIDVSRPGPSRIGPADLEILRAARGHYEHLYRKAGGIATRGRVVGFLNAGVAPLLHAGHDDATGRRLHRATAGLVSLAGICAYDSDAHGLAQRYFHQALRLAKASGDRALGGYVIALLVNQSLHLGEFRRAVAFAEAAIRAAGHRVSPALAADLHAMQAKAYARLGDGRCARERIGRAEKLAARILPGAEPEETAYVQPGLVDVQVAEALLGLGDLQAAREHAALAVRAPAHDRGRVHRLAMLTQVELRLGEADRAAGTATEMAERARGVESRRLRERMGAVRDDLVASGSAEAARAAEVIGGALRVPL comes from the coding sequence ATGGAACCCAACATCCTGCTGGAGTCCCTCGTGGAAGAGGCGGGCGTCTCGCGGGCGGGGCTCGCCGGACACGTGAACCGGGCCGGACAGGCCCGGGGACTGCGGCTGCGGTACGAACACACGGCCGTGTCACGGTGGTTGAAGGGCCAGCGCCCGCGCGGCGAGGTGCCCGACCTGATCTGCGAGGTCCTCGCCAGGCGCCTGGGGCGGCCCGTCACCCTCGACGACATCGGCATGGGCGGCGCACCGGGCGCGCCGGACGCGCCGTCCCCCGGCACCCCGCTCGCCGGGTTCGTCGAGCGGGCCACCGCGCTGTGGCGCGCGGACGGGCAGCACAACCCGCGGCTGACCGGCGTACCCGCCGTCACCGGGACGGCCGCCGTGATCCCCGTGTGGGAGTGGGAGAACCCGCCCGAGGACATCGACGTCTCCCGTCCCGGCCCCTCCCGCATCGGACCCGCCGACCTGGAGATCCTGCGCGCCGCCCGCGGTCACTACGAGCACCTGTACCGCAAGGCCGGGGGCATCGCCACGAGAGGCCGGGTGGTGGGCTTCCTCAACGCCGGTGTCGCCCCGCTGCTGCACGCCGGCCACGACGACGCGACGGGCCGCCGGCTGCACCGCGCGACCGCCGGACTCGTCTCCCTCGCGGGTATCTGCGCCTACGACTCCGACGCCCACGGACTGGCCCAGCGCTACTTCCACCAGGCGCTGCGCCTCGCCAAGGCGAGCGGCGACCGGGCACTCGGCGGCTACGTCATCGCCCTGCTCGTCAACCAGTCCCTGCACCTGGGGGAGTTCCGCCGCGCGGTCGCCTTCGCCGAGGCGGCGATACGGGCCGCCGGACACCGCGTCAGCCCCGCGCTCGCCGCCGACCTGCACGCCATGCAGGCCAAGGCGTACGCCCGCCTCGGGGACGGACGGTGCGCCCGTGAGCGCATCGGCCGCGCCGAAAAGCTGGCCGCCCGCATCCTGCCCGGCGCGGAGCCGGAGGAGACCGCGTACGTCCAGCCGGGCCTGGTGGACGTACAGGTCGCCGAGGCCCTGCTCGGCCTGGGCGACCTCCAGGCCGCGAGGGAGCACGCGGCCCTGGCCGTACGCGCCCCTGCGCACGACCGGGGGCGCGTGCACCGGCTCGCGATGCTGACCCAGGTGGAGCTGCGCCTGGGGGAGGCGGACCGGGCGGCGGGCACGGCCACGGAGATGGCGGAACGGGCGCGCGGGGTCGAATCGCGCCGGCTGCGCGAGCGGATGGGGGCGGTCCGCGACGACCTCGTGGCCAGCGGGAGCGCCGAGGCCGCACGGGCCGCCGAGGTGATCGGGGGCGCGCTGCGCGTGCCCCTGTGA
- the pheT gene encoding phenylalanine--tRNA ligase subunit beta: MRVPLSWLREYVDLPASETGRDVQAKLVAAGFEVETVEQTGAGLTGPLVVGQVLTIEELEGFKKPIRFCTVDVGTANGTGEPQEIVCGARNFAVGDKVVVVLPGAVLPGDFAIAARKTYGKTSHGMICSTDELGMGDDGTHGIIVLSPETEAGTDAIELLQLVDEVLDIAVTPDRGYALSMRGIARETATAYGLPLRDPALLDVPAPNAYGYPVRISDPFGCPRFTARTVTGLDPEARSPLWMTRRLQKAGMRAVSLAVDITNYVMLELGQPLHAYDRTRVEGPIGVRRAQQGEKLTTLDGVVRVLDAEDLVITDDRGPIGLAGVMGGAHTEIADAGTESAATTEVVIEAANFDALSIARTSRRHKLSSEASKRFERGVDPQAAAAAAQRTVDLLVLLAGGTAEAGVTEITAPSAPRTIAMPASHPGRVAGVDYGREIVVRRLQEVGCDVYGQDELLVTVPSWRPDLSEPNDLAEEVIRLEGYENLPSTLPTPPSGRGLTDRQRLARRIGRALAGAGYVEALNYPFIGNTALDQLGLDTDDARRRTVLLANPLSDEEPALRTTLLPGLLGALRRNDGRGSHDLALFETGLVFRPTGHEKQAVRLPVDRRPSDEEIAALNTSLPRQPRHAAVVLAGAREQAGWWGKGRPATWADSVEAARALAREAGVEVTVRADRHAPWHPGRCAALYVTVNGEETLLGHAGELHPRVVKELHLPERTSAMEIEIDVLERAAEGALRAPRISTFPVATQDIALIVPAEVPAAEVEATLREGAGELLESLRLFDVFTGDQIGEGRKSLAYALRFRAPDRTLTVDEASAARDAAVALAAERNGAVLRGA; encoded by the coding sequence ATGCGCGTCCCGCTTTCCTGGCTGCGGGAATACGTCGACCTGCCGGCTTCCGAGACCGGCCGTGACGTGCAGGCCAAGCTCGTGGCCGCCGGCTTCGAGGTCGAGACCGTCGAGCAGACCGGCGCCGGCCTCACCGGCCCGCTCGTCGTCGGTCAGGTACTGACCATCGAGGAGCTGGAGGGCTTCAAGAAGCCCATCCGCTTCTGCACCGTCGACGTCGGCACCGCCAACGGCACCGGCGAACCGCAGGAGATCGTCTGCGGCGCCCGCAACTTCGCCGTCGGCGACAAGGTCGTCGTGGTCCTGCCCGGCGCCGTCCTGCCCGGCGACTTCGCGATCGCCGCGCGCAAGACGTACGGCAAGACCTCGCACGGCATGATCTGCTCCACCGACGAGCTCGGCATGGGCGACGACGGCACCCACGGCATCATCGTGCTGTCGCCGGAGACCGAGGCGGGCACCGACGCGATCGAGCTGCTCCAGCTCGTCGACGAGGTCCTCGACATCGCCGTCACCCCCGACCGCGGCTACGCCCTGTCGATGCGCGGCATCGCCCGCGAGACCGCCACCGCGTACGGCCTGCCGCTGCGCGACCCGGCGCTGCTCGACGTGCCCGCGCCGAACGCGTACGGCTACCCGGTCCGGATCAGCGACCCGTTCGGCTGCCCGCGCTTCACCGCGCGCACCGTCACCGGTCTCGACCCCGAGGCCCGCTCGCCGCTCTGGATGACGCGCCGGCTGCAGAAGGCCGGCATGCGCGCCGTCTCGCTCGCCGTCGACATCACCAACTACGTGATGCTGGAGCTCGGCCAGCCGCTGCACGCCTACGACCGCACCCGCGTCGAAGGCCCCATCGGCGTCCGCCGCGCCCAGCAGGGCGAGAAGCTCACCACCCTCGACGGCGTCGTACGCGTCCTGGACGCCGAGGACCTCGTCATCACCGACGACCGGGGTCCCATCGGCCTGGCCGGCGTGATGGGCGGCGCCCACACGGAGATCGCCGACGCCGGCACCGAGTCCGCCGCGACCACCGAGGTCGTCATCGAGGCCGCGAACTTCGACGCGCTCTCGATCGCCCGCACCTCGCGCCGGCACAAGCTGTCCTCCGAGGCGTCCAAGCGCTTCGAGCGCGGTGTCGACCCGCAGGCCGCCGCCGCTGCCGCGCAGCGCACGGTCGACCTGCTGGTGCTGCTCGCCGGCGGGACCGCCGAGGCGGGCGTCACCGAGATCACCGCCCCGTCCGCGCCCCGCACCATCGCGATGCCCGCGAGCCACCCCGGCCGGGTGGCCGGTGTGGACTACGGCCGCGAGATCGTCGTCCGCCGCCTCCAGGAGGTCGGCTGCGACGTCTACGGCCAGGACGAACTCCTGGTCACGGTGCCGTCCTGGCGCCCCGACCTGAGCGAGCCGAACGACCTCGCCGAGGAGGTCATCCGGCTGGAGGGTTACGAGAACCTCCCGTCCACGCTGCCGACCCCGCCGTCCGGCCGTGGTCTCACCGACCGCCAGCGGCTGGCCCGCCGCATCGGCCGTGCCCTGGCCGGCGCCGGTTACGTCGAGGCGCTGAACTACCCGTTCATCGGGAACACCGCCCTCGACCAGCTCGGCCTGGACACCGACGACGCCCGGCGCCGCACGGTCCTCCTCGCCAACCCGCTCTCCGACGAGGAGCCGGCGCTGCGCACCACGCTGCTGCCGGGCCTCCTCGGCGCGCTGAGGCGCAACGACGGCCGGGGCTCCCACGACCTCGCGCTCTTCGAGACCGGGCTGGTCTTCCGGCCGACCGGTCACGAGAAGCAGGCCGTCCGGCTCCCGGTGGACCGGCGCCCCTCGGACGAGGAGATCGCCGCGCTCAACACCTCCCTGCCGCGTCAGCCGCGCCACGCCGCCGTCGTCCTCGCGGGCGCCCGCGAGCAGGCCGGCTGGTGGGGCAAGGGCCGCCCGGCCACCTGGGCGGACTCCGTCGAGGCTGCCCGCGCCCTCGCCCGCGAGGCGGGCGTCGAGGTGACGGTCCGCGCCGACCGGCACGCCCCGTGGCACCCGGGCCGCTGCGCCGCGCTGTACGTCACCGTGAACGGCGAGGAGACCCTCCTCGGACACGCGGGCGAACTCCACCCGCGCGTCGTCAAGGAGCTGCACCTCCCCGAGCGCACCAGCGCCATGGAGATCGAGATCGACGTCCTGGAGCGGGCCGCCGAGGGCGCGCTCCGCGCCCCCCGGATCTCCACCTTCCCGGTGGCGACCCAGGACATCGCGCTCATCGTCCCCGCCGAGGTGCCCGCCGCCGAGGTCGAGGCGACGCTCCGCGAAGGTGCCGGCGAACTCCTCGAATCGCTGCGGCTGTTCGACGTGTTCACCGGTGACCAGATCGGCGAGGGCCGCAAGTCGCTCGCGTACGCGCTGCGCTTCCGCGCCCCGGACCGCACGCTGACGGTCGACGAGGCGTCGGCCGCCCGCGACGCCGCGGTGGCGCTCGCCGCCGAGCGCAACGGAGCGGTGCTGCGCGGGGCGTGA
- the pheS gene encoding phenylalanine--tRNA ligase subunit alpha: MSAPNKSYDPVEVEALKPEEIERMRDEAFAAFAAAGDLDALAQAKTAHTGGTSPLSLANREIGALPPQAKAEAGKRVGQARGAVSKALAARQAELEAERDARVLVEEAVDVTLPYDRVPAGARHPLTTMMERVADVFVAMGYEIAEGPEVEAEWFNFDALNFVPDHPARQMQDTFFVRGTTADGRPTEGDESGVVLRTHTSPVQARSLLTRKPPVYVVCPGRVYRTDELDATHTPVFHQIELLAIDEGLTMADLKGTLDHMVQALFGADMKTRLRPNYFPFTEPSAEMDMVCFVCRGESVGNPDRPCRTCGSEGWIELGGCGMVNPKVLVACGVDPEKYSGFAFGFGIERMLMFRHNVEDMRDLVEGDIRFTRPFGMEI; the protein is encoded by the coding sequence ATGTCGGCACCGAACAAGTCGTACGACCCAGTCGAGGTCGAGGCACTGAAACCGGAAGAGATCGAGCGCATGCGGGACGAGGCGTTCGCCGCCTTCGCCGCCGCGGGCGACCTCGACGCGCTCGCCCAGGCGAAGACCGCGCACACCGGTGGTACCTCGCCGCTGTCGCTCGCCAACCGCGAGATCGGAGCCCTGCCGCCGCAGGCCAAGGCCGAGGCGGGCAAGCGCGTGGGCCAGGCCCGCGGCGCCGTCTCCAAGGCCCTGGCCGCGCGCCAGGCCGAGCTGGAGGCCGAGCGCGACGCCCGGGTGCTCGTCGAGGAGGCCGTGGACGTCACGCTGCCCTACGACCGCGTCCCGGCCGGCGCCCGCCACCCGCTGACGACCATGATGGAGCGCGTCGCGGACGTCTTCGTGGCCATGGGCTACGAGATCGCGGAGGGCCCCGAGGTCGAGGCGGAGTGGTTCAACTTCGACGCCCTCAACTTCGTGCCCGACCACCCGGCGCGCCAGATGCAGGACACCTTCTTCGTCCGGGGCACGACGGCCGACGGCCGTCCCACCGAGGGCGACGAGTCCGGCGTCGTGCTGCGTACCCACACCTCGCCCGTCCAGGCGCGGTCGCTGCTCACCCGCAAACCCCCCGTCTACGTGGTCTGCCCCGGCCGGGTCTACCGCACCGACGAGCTCGACGCGACGCACACCCCGGTCTTCCACCAGATCGAGCTGCTCGCGATCGACGAGGGCCTGACCATGGCCGACCTCAAGGGCACCCTGGACCACATGGTGCAGGCGCTCTTCGGCGCGGACATGAAGACCCGGCTGCGGCCGAACTACTTCCCGTTCACCGAGCCGTCCGCCGAGATGGACATGGTGTGCTTCGTCTGCCGCGGCGAGTCCGTCGGCAACCCCGACCGCCCCTGCCGCACCTGCGGCAGCGAGGGCTGGATCGAGCTGGGCGGCTGCGGCATGGTCAACCCGAAGGTGCTCGTCGCCTGCGGTGTCGACCCCGAGAAGTACAGCGGATTCGCCTTCGGGTTCGGCATCGAACGGATGCTGATGTTCCGCCACAACGTCGAAGACATGCGAGACCTGGTCGAGGGTGACATCCGGTTCACCCGACCGTTCGGGATGGAGATCTGA
- a CDS encoding PAS domain-containing sensor histidine kinase, which translates to MAVGMSRPRRTGATAVRPGTDAYTAGGPAPSDVLLGVEPDDLPDGLVVADRTGHIVCFNAAAVRITSVEREAALGSRLEHALPLEDLKGRRWWTLTDPYGGLSTRVGQPERNLLLPGGREVLVSARYVREYPTGPVRRVVVSLRSTEARRRTERSHSDLIATVAHELRSPLTSVKGFTATLLAKWERFSDDQKRLMLETVDADAGRITRLIAELLDISRIDSGRLELRRQPVDIRAAVDRHVQALVASGQSPDRFLVRAGDPLPDLWADPDKIDQILGNLLENAVRHGEGTVTIDIAPAPADNDETGTAVTVSDEGPGIPEESMARVFTRFWRGSKRGGTGLGLYIVKGIVAAHGGTITVDRAPGGGAEFRFILPVSTPAYLR; encoded by the coding sequence ATGGCTGTCGGCATGAGCAGGCCGCGTCGGACGGGCGCCACCGCCGTCCGCCCCGGGACGGACGCGTACACGGCGGGCGGTCCCGCCCCCTCGGACGTCCTCCTCGGCGTCGAGCCGGACGATCTGCCCGACGGGCTGGTCGTCGCCGACCGCACCGGGCACATCGTCTGCTTCAACGCCGCCGCCGTCCGGATCACCTCCGTGGAGAGGGAAGCGGCGCTCGGCAGCCGGCTGGAGCACGCGCTGCCGCTCGAAGACCTCAAGGGTCGCCGCTGGTGGACCCTGACCGACCCGTACGGCGGCCTCTCCACCCGCGTCGGCCAGCCCGAGCGGAACCTGCTGCTCCCGGGTGGGCGCGAGGTCCTCGTCTCCGCGCGGTACGTCCGCGAGTACCCCACCGGGCCCGTCCGCCGGGTGGTCGTCTCCCTGCGCTCGACCGAGGCCCGTCGCCGCACCGAGCGCAGCCACTCCGACCTCATCGCCACCGTCGCCCACGAACTGCGTTCGCCGCTGACCTCCGTCAAGGGCTTCACCGCCACGCTGCTCGCCAAGTGGGAACGTTTCTCCGACGATCAGAAGCGGCTCATGCTGGAGACGGTCGACGCCGACGCCGGCCGCATCACCCGGCTCATCGCCGAACTCCTCGACATCTCCCGGATCGACTCCGGAAGGCTGGAGCTGCGCCGCCAGCCCGTCGACATCCGCGCCGCCGTCGACCGCCACGTCCAGGCCCTCGTCGCCAGCGGCCAGTCGCCCGACCGCTTCCTCGTCCGCGCGGGCGACCCGCTGCCCGACCTCTGGGCCGACCCCGACAAGATCGACCAGATCCTCGGCAACCTGCTGGAAAACGCGGTGCGCCACGGCGAGGGAACTGTCACCATCGACATCGCACCCGCCCCGGCGGACAACGACGAGACAGGAACGGCGGTCACCGTGAGCGACGAAGGGCCCGGCATCCCCGAGGAGTCGATGGCCCGCGTCTTCACCCGCTTCTGGCGCGGCAGCAAGCGCGGCGGCACCGGCCTGGGCCTCTACATCGTCAAGGGCATCGTCGCCGCCCACGGCGGCACCATCACGGTCGACCGGGCCCCCGGCGGGGGCGCGGAGTTTCGATTTATCCTGCCCGTGAGCACCCCCGCGTACCTGCGATAA
- a CDS encoding RNA methyltransferase, which yields MGIPELISPRSPRVAAARRLAKRNFRVKERRFIAEGPQAVREAAVHRGADGEPTLIELFATVEAAERYTEIIDAAHAAGARVHLADADVLADVSQTVTPQGLIGVCRFLDSPFEEILAAKPRLVAVLANVRDPGNAGTVLRCADAAGADAVVLTDASVDLYNPKSVRASVGSHFHLPVAIGVPVELAVQGLRDAGARVLAADGAGTADLDDELDAGTMGGPTAWVFGNEAWGLPEETRALADAVVRVPIHGKAESLNLATAAAVCLYASARAQRPRTTS from the coding sequence ATGGGCATCCCCGAACTGATCTCCCCGCGTTCGCCCCGCGTCGCCGCCGCCCGCAGGCTGGCCAAGCGGAACTTCCGCGTCAAGGAGCGCCGGTTCATCGCCGAGGGGCCGCAGGCCGTGCGCGAGGCCGCCGTGCACCGGGGCGCCGACGGCGAACCCACGCTGATCGAGCTGTTCGCCACCGTGGAGGCCGCCGAGCGGTACACGGAGATCATCGACGCCGCCCACGCGGCCGGTGCCCGGGTGCACCTCGCCGACGCGGACGTGCTCGCCGACGTCTCCCAGACCGTCACCCCCCAGGGCCTGATCGGCGTCTGCCGCTTCCTGGACTCGCCGTTCGAGGAAATCCTCGCCGCGAAGCCCCGCCTGGTGGCCGTACTGGCGAACGTACGCGACCCCGGAAACGCCGGCACGGTGCTGCGCTGCGCCGACGCTGCGGGCGCGGACGCGGTGGTCCTCACCGACGCCTCGGTCGACCTGTACAACCCCAAGTCGGTCCGCGCCTCGGTCGGCTCGCACTTCCACCTGCCGGTCGCCATCGGCGTACCGGTGGAGCTGGCCGTACAGGGGCTGCGGGACGCCGGTGCGCGGGTGCTGGCCGCGGACGGGGCCGGCACCGCCGACCTCGACGACGAACTCGACGCCGGCACCATGGGCGGGCCCACCGCCTGGGTCTTCGGCAACGAGGCCTGGGGCCTCCCCGAGGAGACCCGCGCCCTCGCCGACGCGGTGGTGCGGGTGCCCATCCACGGCAAGGCGGAGAGCCTCAACCTCGCCACCGCCGCCGCCGTCTGCCTCTACGCCTCCGCCCGCGCCCAGCGCCCCCGTACGACCTCCTGA
- the rplT gene encoding 50S ribosomal protein L20, which produces MARVKRAVNAHKKRRAILEAASGYRGQRSRLYRKAKEQVTHSLVYNYNDRKKRKGDFRQLWIQRINAAARQNGMTYNRLIQGLKAANIEVDRKILAELAVNDANAFAALVEVAKKALPADVNAPKAA; this is translated from the coding sequence GTGGCACGCGTCAAGCGGGCAGTAAACGCCCACAAGAAGCGCCGGGCGATCCTCGAGGCCGCCAGCGGTTACCGCGGTCAGCGTTCGCGCCTGTACCGCAAGGCCAAGGAGCAGGTCACCCACTCCCTGGTCTACAACTACAACGACCGCAAGAAGCGCAAGGGCGACTTCCGTCAGCTCTGGATCCAGCGCATCAACGCCGCTGCCCGCCAGAACGGCATGACGTACAACCGCCTCATCCAGGGTCTGAAGGCCGCCAACATCGAGGTGGACCGCAAGATCCTTGCCGAGCTCGCGGTCAACGACGCCAACGCGTTCGCCGCCCTCGTCGAGGTCGCGAAGAAGGCCCTCCCGGCCGACGTGAACGCCCCCAAGGCCGCCTGA
- the rpmI gene encoding 50S ribosomal protein L35 has protein sequence MPKNKTHSGTSKRFKITGSGKVLREKAGKRHLLEHKSSKKTRSLTGTVVVAPADAKKIKKLLGK, from the coding sequence ATGCCGAAGAACAAGACGCACAGCGGTACCAGCAAGCGCTTCAAGATCACCGGCTCCGGCAAGGTGCTCCGCGAGAAGGCGGGCAAGCGCCACCTCCTGGAGCACAAGTCGTCCAAGAAGACCCGCTCGCTGACCGGCACGGTCGTCGTGGCTCCGGCCGACGCCAAGAAGATCAAGAAGCTTCTCGGCAAGTGA
- the infC gene encoding translation initiation factor IF-3: MAVCQAVAWCYLGGSISAEPRINDRIRVPEVRLVGPSGEQVGIVPLAKALELAQEYDLDLVEVAATARPPVCKLMDYGKFKYESAMKAREARKNQAHTVIKEMKLRPKIDPHDYDTKKGHVVRFLKQGDKVKITIMFRGREQSRPELGFRLLQRLASDVEELGFIESNPKQDGRNMIMVLGPHKKKTEAMAEAREAQAARKAERQGTAQDTESEGEPEVQAEAPAEAPAEASAETPSEA; the protein is encoded by the coding sequence GTGGCTGTCTGCCAGGCAGTCGCGTGGTGCTACCTAGGAGGATCCATCAGCGCCGAGCCCCGCATCAACGACAGGATTCGCGTTCCCGAGGTGCGACTTGTCGGACCCAGCGGCGAGCAGGTCGGGATTGTTCCGCTTGCCAAGGCCCTGGAGCTCGCACAGGAGTACGACCTCGACCTGGTCGAGGTGGCGGCGACTGCCCGTCCGCCCGTGTGCAAGCTCATGGACTACGGGAAGTTCAAGTACGAGTCGGCCATGAAGGCCCGTGAGGCGCGCAAGAACCAGGCGCACACGGTCATCAAGGAGATGAAGCTCCGGCCGAAGATCGACCCGCACGACTATGACACCAAGAAGGGTCACGTCGTCCGGTTCCTGAAGCAGGGCGACAAGGTCAAGATCACGATCATGTTCCGTGGTCGTGAGCAGTCCCGCCCGGAGCTCGGCTTCCGCCTGCTCCAGCGTCTCGCTTCGGACGTCGAGGAACTCGGCTTCATCGAGTCCAACCCCAAGCAGGACGGCCGGAACATGATCATGGTTCTGGGCCCGCACAAGAAGAAGACCGAAGCCATGGCGGAGGCCCGCGAGGCGCAGGCCGCCCGCAAGGCCGAGCGTCAGGGCACCGCCCAGGACACCGAGTCCGAGGGTGAGCCCGAGGTTCAGGCCGAGGCACCCGCCGAGGCTCCTGCCGAGGCTTCGGCCGAGACACCTTCCGAGGCGTGA
- a CDS encoding DUF1844 domain-containing protein: MSDAPSTENPGFDEMARDIAEVPAVEVIVTVAVNLMSAAAVKLGLTEEGEEHKDLDEARKLVHALAGLLDASTTEISTFHASPLRDGLKSLQLAFREASLVPDEPGTGPGEKYTGPVYG; this comes from the coding sequence ATGAGTGACGCCCCCAGCACCGAGAACCCCGGCTTCGACGAAATGGCCCGCGACATCGCGGAGGTCCCCGCCGTCGAGGTGATCGTGACCGTCGCGGTCAACCTGATGAGCGCCGCCGCCGTGAAGCTCGGCCTGACCGAGGAGGGCGAGGAGCACAAGGACCTCGACGAGGCCCGCAAGCTCGTGCACGCCCTCGCCGGCCTGCTGGACGCCAGCACGACCGAGATCAGCACCTTCCACGCCTCGCCGCTGCGCGACGGGCTGAAGTCGCTCCAGCTCGCCTTCCGCGAGGCCTCGCTCGTACCGGACGAGCCGGGCACCGGCCCGGGCGAGAAGTACACCGGCCCCGTCTACGGCTAG
- a CDS encoding MIP family channel protein, translating to MQTRTVVSEFLGTLLLVFFAVGSAVLAVDFIGTVGIALAFGFTLLALAYALGPISGCHVNPAVTLGMLMARRIDVRTAVTYWVAQFTGGIAGAALLFLLAKQVPGLQTHGKFGSNGYGDRSEVHLSPGGAFLAEVVLTFLLVFVVLAVTHKVAVIGFDGLPIGLSLAVIHLVGIPLTGTSVNPARSLGPALFAGGPALSQLWLFIVAPLVGGVIAALAHRLTHPVSVRDAEAGDVPADEAGTA from the coding sequence ATGCAAACGCGGACGGTTGTCTCGGAGTTTCTGGGGACGCTGCTCCTGGTGTTCTTCGCCGTCGGCTCCGCGGTGCTCGCCGTCGACTTCATCGGGACGGTGGGCATCGCCCTCGCCTTCGGCTTCACGCTGCTCGCGCTGGCCTACGCACTCGGTCCGATCTCCGGCTGCCACGTGAACCCCGCGGTGACCCTCGGCATGCTGATGGCCCGGCGCATCGACGTCCGTACCGCGGTCACCTACTGGGTCGCCCAGTTCACGGGCGGCATCGCCGGTGCGGCGCTGCTCTTCCTGCTGGCGAAGCAGGTTCCGGGACTCCAGACGCACGGCAAGTTCGGCAGCAACGGCTACGGCGACCGCTCGGAAGTCCACCTCAGCCCGGGCGGGGCCTTCCTCGCCGAGGTGGTGCTGACCTTCCTGCTGGTCTTCGTCGTGCTCGCGGTGACCCACAAGGTCGCGGTGATCGGCTTCGACGGCCTCCCCATCGGCCTGTCGCTGGCGGTGATCCACCTGGTGGGCATCCCGCTGACCGGCACGTCGGTCAACCCCGCCCGCAGTCTGGGGCCCGCCCTCTTCGCCGGCGGCCCCGCCCTCTCGCAGCTCTGGCTCTTCATCGTGGCGCCACTCGTGGGTGGCGTCATCGCGGCGCTCGCCCACCGGCTGACCCACCCGGTCTCGGTGCGCGACGCCGAGGCGGGCGACGTTCCGGCCGACGAGGCGGGGACGGCCTGA
- a CDS encoding SseB family protein, with product MELKNIPDPGFSDDDGTAAPELTAALTAWSKSKDRSAVGPVLAALRGARLLVPVVAVLGEVEEDENGLRREKTSDMAVPTLKAGNRRALPAFTSTASLALWDPEARPVAVPLHQALQAAAHEKADTVVLDLAGPVAFEISGSALRALAEGRSSADPLDDPAVVTAVRDVVAAEPAVLRAHLGPGSADGTLALVLAPDAVPAEAARRVASALSASEVLRARLVRGLDLALLPAGAPAPGEALFTR from the coding sequence GTGGAGCTCAAGAACATTCCGGACCCCGGTTTCTCCGACGACGACGGCACCGCCGCCCCCGAGCTGACGGCGGCGCTCACCGCCTGGTCGAAGTCGAAGGACCGGTCGGCCGTCGGTCCGGTGCTCGCCGCCCTCCGGGGCGCCCGGCTCCTGGTGCCCGTCGTCGCCGTCCTCGGCGAGGTCGAGGAGGACGAGAACGGGCTGCGCCGCGAGAAGACCAGCGACATGGCCGTCCCCACCCTCAAGGCGGGGAACCGGCGCGCGCTGCCGGCCTTCACCTCCACCGCCTCGCTGGCGCTCTGGGACCCCGAGGCCCGGCCCGTCGCCGTACCCCTGCACCAGGCGCTGCAGGCCGCCGCCCACGAGAAGGCGGACACGGTCGTGCTGGATCTCGCCGGGCCCGTCGCCTTCGAAATCTCCGGCTCCGCCCTGCGTGCTCTCGCCGAGGGCCGGTCCAGCGCCGACCCGCTGGACGACCCCGCAGTCGTCACGGCCGTACGGGACGTCGTCGCGGCCGAACCCGCCGTGCTCCGCGCCCACCTGGGCCCCGGGAGCGCCGACGGCACCCTCGCGCTCGTCCTCGCCCCGGACGCGGTCCCCGCGGAGGCGGCCCGGCGGGTGGCCTCCGCGCTGTCGGCCAGCGAGGTGCTGCGCGCCCGGCTGGTACGCGGCCTCGACCTCGCCCTGCTGCCGGCCGGCGCGCCCGCCCCCGGCGAAGCGCTCTTCACCCGCTGA